Within Candidatus Acidulodesulfobacterium ferriphilum, the genomic segment GGTTTTAATCTCATTTTAATTCATCACCCCTTTTTTTTCCACCCTTTACATTCGGTGGATTTAGATTCTAAAGATGGGAAAATCTTTAATCTTCTTGTTAAAAACAGAATCTGTGTCTATTCGATGCATACTAATTTTGATTCTTCGCGGTATTCGATGAATCATTATATCGCAAATAAACTTGGCATTAAAGAAAGCCGCCCTCTAATACCGCATAAAAGAAAATTATACAAACTTTCGGTTTTTATTCCAAAGGGTTATGTAAAGCCTGTAAGAGACATTCTTTTTGCCTATGCAAACCCTAAAATCGGGAACTATGAAAATTGTTCCTTCGAAACTAAAGGAAGGGGTTCATTTAAGCCGCTTTCAGGAGCAAATCCGTTTATAGGCAGTCCTGAAACAACCTCTTTTACGGATGAATCTAAGCTCGAGGTCATAATCGAAGAAAGAGCCGTAAACAAGGCGCTGGACGAATTAAAAAGGGTCCACCCTTATGAAGAAGCCGCTTTTGATTTATATCCCTTATATGACTTCGGGGGCAGTTTCCCGGACGGCATGGGAGCCATGGGAAATTTAGAACCTCCAACCCTTCTTGAAAATCTTCTAAATAAAATCGACAGGCTATTTAATCCTTTGTTTATCCACTATTGCGGAAAATTAAACAGTACGATAAAAAAAATTGCCGTCGTTTCGGGAAGCGGTTTTTCGTTTATAGACGAGGCAATTAAAAATAACTGCGGCATTTTAATATCTTCCGAATTAACGCATAGCAAGGCTCTTAAAGCCGATAAAAGCGGCATATGTTTAGCGGAGCTTCCTCATTTTGATATGGAAAAGTATTTTACTTCGCTTGTCAGGGATATATTGATAAAGGAATTTAGTATTCCTGTAATAGAAAATAATAATGAAAATAATCCGTTTTTTAAATATAAAGGAGGGAAGATTTGAACCAGCAGATTTTATTTATAATTGAGATTCAGAAAATCGATATGGATTTGTTAAAGTTAGAGGAGGCGGCAAAAGAGGCGTTTAAAGGCATCGAGGAAACAAAAGATGTTCTTAAGGCAAAAGAGGAAAGACTTGGGAAACTGAAAGAAGAGCTACTGGAGTTAAATAAGAAAATAGGCATGGAAGAGCTTAATATAAAATCATATGATGAAAGAATTGCAAAAATGAAGGATGCTCAAAAACTTATCCAGACCAATAAAGAATACAACGCAATGCAAAAATCCATAAAGGATAACGAATCTTTAAAAAAGAAGTCCGAGGATGATATACTATCATATTTAAGCAGTAAAGATGAAGTGGATAATGAAGCATTGCAGGTTCAAAAAGAGGCGGATGAGCTGACCCATAGTTTGTCGGAAAAGAAAGATAGTTATAAAAAAAATGAAAAAGAGCTTGATGCGGCAAAAAAGGATTTTGCCGGCAAGAGAGCTTTGCTTGTTGGCAAAATAAAAAAAGAGCATTATGCGGTATATGAAACGATAAAAAGAAGCAAAAAATTACCTGCCATAGCTTCCGTAACAAAGTCGGGCGCATGCACCGGGTGTTATAGAATGCTCCCCCCTCAGCAGTTCAATGAACTTTTATCGGAAAAATTATTTATGCAATGCCCGATATGCTCAAGAATATTATACATAGAGCAGGATAATTAGCGCAGCGCGAAGAAACGAAAAAATCATTCTGCATATGTGCTGTATATGCAAGTATATTACGGGGAGGGGAAATAAATAATTTATGGTTATAAATGTGTATATAGACGGAGCTTCAAGGAATAATCCGGGTAATGCCGGAGCAGGAATCCTGATAGGAGACGGGACAGGGGTCGCGATAGCGGAGTTAAAGGAATATCTGGGAATTACAACCAATAACGAGGCAGAATACAAGGCGTTAATAATTGCCTTAAACTATTTAAGTAAAATGACCGTAAGCGGCGATATCTTTAAAATAGCCTTCTTTTCGGACTCGCAACTTTTGGTAAAGCAAATGAACGGAGAATATTCGGTTAAAAGTCCCAATATATTACCTCTTTATCTTGAAGCAAAAAAAATATTAAAGAATAGAAGGTTGGATTGTTCTTTTACATACATTTCAAGAGAGTTTAACAAGCAGGCGGACAGATTGGCAAATTTGGCGATAGATGAAGCGTTAGCCCTGCGGTCATGCTGACCGCCGCCGGTATTGTAAATTATTAAATAAATTGTTAAAATAAAAAAGTAAGTCGCAAGCAAAAACAGTCAGTCGCGAAAACCTCTTTATAATAGTAAGGTTTTTGAGGAAAGTCCGGGCTCCGCAGAGCATAACGCCGCTTTATATCGGTGAAGGTAACTTTAAGGAAAGCGCAACAGAAAATATACCGCTATAATAATAATTTATTATAGCAAGGGTGAAATAGTGAGGTAAGAGCTCACTTAGGCATTATGCAAATAGTGTCTATGGCAAGCCCCGTTAGGAGCAAGAACAAATAGGAAGACTTTAAGGCTGCTCGTCTTTGATGGTTTTCGGGTTGTTCGCATAGAGAAATGACTGATTTATACAGAACCCGGCTTACGGATTTGCTTGCGATTTTTCATATTTCTTGTTCTTGCCTTATAATTTTTTCTTGCTTTATACTTTGCATTAATTAATCAATGGAAATCAAAAACATAAGAAATTTTTCTATCATAGCCCATATAGACCACGGGAAATCCACGCTTGCGGACAGATTTTTAGACTTTACCGGAGCAATAACCGAAAGAGAAAAGGTTTCCCAGTTCCTTGATAATATGGAACTTGAACGCGAAAGAGGCATCACCATAAAGGCTCAAACCGTCCGGTTAAATTATGATTATAACGGCGTTAATTATGCTCTTAACCTAATAGACACCCCGGGGCATGTGGATTTTTCTTACGAGGTTTCAAAGTCGTTAGCCGCATGCGAAGGCGCGCTTCTTGTGGTTGATGCCACCCAGGGTGTCGAGGCACAGACGCTTGCTAATGTTTATATTGCTTCCGATATGAACTTAACCATTGTTCCGGTTATAAATAAGATCGATTTGCCCAGCGCGGATCCCGAAAAGACAAAAAAAGAGATAGAGGAGGTTGTCGGTCTTGATGCAGGCGATGCTATTTTGGCAAGCGCTAAAGAAGGCATAGGGATAAAGGAGATACTTGAGGCTATAATAAATAAAATTCCTGCGCCTAAAGGAGACTCGTCCGCCCCCCTCAAGGCTTTAATTTTTGATTCATGGTTCGATGCATATCAGGGTGTTGTTGCGCTTGTCAGGATATTCGACGGGAAAGTTGTTCCGGGGAACAACATACTTCTAATGAATTCAGGCGCTTATTACGAGGTTCAAAAAGTCGGCGTTTACAATCCTTACATGAAAGAACTAAATTGTTTAAGCGCCGGCGAGGTTGGTTTTATTATCGCAAATATAAAAGACGCGGGCAGATTTAAAATCGGGGACACCATTACCTTAAAAGAAAACCCGGCCAAAAATCCGCTTTCGGGTTTTAAAGAACCAAAACCGATGGTATTTGCGGGGATTTATCCGATAGATGCAAACGATTATCCCGAGCTTAAGGATTCCATCGAAAAACTTAAGCTTAACGATCCTTCATTTTCCTATGAGCCCGAGAACTCTCTTGCCTTAGGTTTTGGATTTAGGTGCGGATTTTTGGGGCTTTTGCATATGGAAATAATAGTCGAAAGATTGGAAAGGGAATATAACCTTAGCCTAATATCGACATCCCCCACCGTTCTTTATAATATCGTTACAAAAACAGGGGAAGTAAAATCTGCGCTTAATCCTATGAAATTTCCGCCGTCAAAGGAAATACCCGCGCAGGAGGTGGACTATATCGAAGAGCCGTTTATCAGGGCAAATATTTATGTTCCTTCAGAATTTTTAGGAAAGATAATAAACCTTTGTGTCGAAAAAAGGGGGCATCAGGTTGAGTTAAAGTACATAACAAAAAACAGAGTTCAGCTTATTTATGACCTGCCGCTGTCCGAAATAGTCCTCGATTTTTACGATCAGCTCAAATCATTGTCGAAGGGCTACGCGTCTTTTGATTACGAACTCAGCGGATATAGGCAGGCCGATATGATTAAGCTTGAAATACTTGTTAATAAAGACCCTGTCGATGCGCTTTCCGTTATCGTTCACAAGGATAAGGCTTATGCCCGCGGAAGAAATATCGTGGAAAAGCTAAGAACATTAATACCGAGGCAATTATTCGAGGTTATTCTTCAGGCTCAAATAGGGTCTAAAATTATCGCAAGAGAGGAAATCAAGGCATTAAGAAAGAATGTTCTGGCGAAATGTTACGGCGGGGATATTACAAGGAAAAGAAAACTTTTGGAAAAGCAGAAAGAAGGTAAAAAGAAAATGAAGAACATCGGATCGGTTGAAATTCCGCAGGAGGCATTTCTTTCGATACTTAAGGTTTGAAACATAAGGTTTTCCAAATCCCGATTTAGAAAATATTTATATATTCCAATGTTAAGTAAATCTGGATTCCTGGTTTCGCAGGAATGACTTTGAGAGGATTTATCGTTTCACCCGTTGGGTGTCATTCCTGCGAAAGCAGGAATCCAGAAAATAAATTTCTAAATCGGGATTTGGGAGGTTTGAAACTTATAGACTTTAGGCAAAAAAATTGATATAATCTATAAAATTAATCTGATTCGTTTATTTTATCAGGCAAATTCTATCTTTATTCTATAATATTATATACTTATGAGCAAAAATACTTTATGGGACTATTTTAAGGCGATAGTCATAGCGATAGTCATAGCTCTTTTTTTTAGGGCATTCGTGGTGCAGGCGTTTAAAATCCCATCAGGTTCGATGGAACCCGATCTTATACCCGGCGACCATATATTAGTCAACAAGTTTATCTACGGTGTCCATATTCCATTCACAAAGGCCGTTATTCCCGTGTCTCATCCTGAAACAGGTCAGGTCATAGTTTTTAAATTCCCTTACGCAAAAAAATATAATTTACACCCGGGGATAGATTTTATAAAAAGAGTGGTCGGAACGCCCGGGGATAAAGTCCAGATTATCAACAACAACGTTTATGTAAATAATCGTCTGTATGTTTGCAAGTATGCCAAATGGGCATCAAAAAAGCTTTTGCCGGCCTACGATTCCCCGAGGGATAATTTCGGTCCGATAACCGTTCCTAAGGGCGAGCTTTTTGTTATGGGAGATAACAGGGATAACAGCTTAGACTCAAGATATTGGGGTTTTGTGCCGTATAAGGATATAATAGGACAGGCATTTATGATTTATTTTTCATGGAATCCCAAAAATCATTTCGATATTTATTACAAAAGATTTTTCAAGATGGTTCCCGATTGCCCTTTTAAGTACGGGGAAGGCAAGATGCAAAATGGTTAGTTCCGACGATTCTAAAAAATTGGATAAAAGCTTACTTTTTGACGATTCGGCAACAAACGATATTCTGAACTATTTTATAGACTCTGTTTTAAAATCAACCCCGCCGCAGACCCGGGCGGCCGCCGGAGGTTTTAACAATACCGTTATAATCGGCATAAAAGAAGGAGGGGTTCCATTAGCCGGCTTAATAAGAAATGGCATTAAGAACCGCTTTGAAATAGATTGCGAAATGGGTTATGTCGATATGACGCTTTACAGGGACGATCCGTTTGCCGTAAAAAAAACCATAAAATCGACGGAATTGCCCTTTGACATAGAGGATAAAGATATCATTCTGGTTGACGATGTTATAAGCAGCGGAAGAACGGTAAGGGCGGCAATAGACGAAATTTTTGATTTCGGAAGGCCTAAATGTATCAAGCTTGCCGTTTTTATCGATAAAGGGGGAAGGGAGCTGCCTATATGTCCAGACTTTGTCGGGAAAAAAATTGAGTCGGGCAAGGATGAAATAATTCATGTCGATATTTTAAGCAAAGAAAAACATGTTGATAAAATTATTAAAAAATAATATTTAATTTTCAATGAGCTTCGATAAAAAAGACCTCATTTCGATTAATGACCTGACAAAATCCGATATTTATTACTTTATAGAAACGGCAAAGGAATTTAAAAAAATATCATTGAAGGATATAAAGAAGGTTCCGACTTTGAGGGGGAAAACCGTCGTGAATCTTTTTTACGAACCTTCTACAAGAACGAGATCATCCTTCGAGATTGCCCAAAAAAGACTTAGCGCGGATTCATTAAACATCACTATTTCACAAAGCTCGGTTACCAAAGGAGAGAGTTTAAAGGACACCATATTAAATTTAGAATCCATGAAACCTGATGCCTTTATTGTAAGGCATCATGAATCGGGGGCATCTTATTTTATATCGAAAATAACAAAAGCCTCAACCATAAATGCGGGTGACGGGATGAATGAACACCCGACCCAATGCCTTTTGGATATTATGACCATAATGGAGGAAAAGAGAAATATCGGTTCCCTTAAGGTTGCAATTATCGGAGATATTTACCATTCAAGGGTGGCAAGGTCCGATATTTACGGATTATCTAAGCTTGGAGCAGAGATTTATTTATACGGCCCGTATTCGCTTTTACCCAGACTTAAAGATTTCAAGGACCAGCGGAATGTAAAAATCGCATGCAGTATGGAAGAAGCGGTTAAAAATGCCGATGTTATAATAATGCTCAGAATTCAAAAGGAAAGGGCAAGTTATTATTTTATACCGTCCATAGAAGAATACAGAAATTTCTTCAAATTAACGCCAGGTTTGTTATCTTTAGCCTCAAAAGATGTTATGGTGCTTCACCCCGGCCCAGTAAACCGCGATGTAGAAATAGCCGGCAGTATAATAAACGAAAATAAAACCCGTATTTTAAAGCAGGTTGAAAATGGGGTGGCGGTGAGGATGGCCTGCCTTTACATTTTGCTCGGTGTAAAAAAAAAATAAAAGTATGCGAAAACTTATAATAAAAAACGGGGTGGTCGTCGATCCCGTTACTAAAACGGAAGTTAAAAGGGATATTTATATAGAAAACGGCGCTATCAAAGACTTTCCGCAGGAAAAGACTATAAAAGGCGCCGAAACATTAGATGCAAAGGGTTTAGTCGTTTTGCCGGGGCTTATAGATATGCATGTCCATTTAAGGGAGCCCGGTTTCGAATATAAGGAAAATATTAAGTCGGGAATGGGGGCGGCGGTAGCGGGCGGATTTACATCAATCTGCTGTATGCCGAATACCAATCCTCCAAACGATTCTAAATCCGTAAATAGTTTTTTATTAAACAGGGCAAAATCCGTTAATCTGATTAATCTTTTTACCGTCGGCGCTATATCGAAAGATTTAAAAGGGTTATCCCTGTCTAATATCGGCGAATTAAAAGAATCGGGAGCCGTTGCGATAAGCGACGACGGAAATCCGGTAGATGACAGCTCGCTTATGGCAAGAGCGCTTTTATATGCCAAAACATTCGATTTACCCGTTATAACCCACAGCGAGGATATAAAACTGCGCGGTAAAGGAGTAATGAACGAGGGTGTGGTTTCTCAAAGCCTTGGAGTTGCGGGAATTCCAAGCATTGTCGAAGAAATAGCCGTGGCAAGGGATGCGATGCTCGCTAAATATTATGAAGCAAGGCTTCATATAGCCCATGTTTCAACTAAAGGTTCGGTTAATATAATAAGACAGGCGAAAAAGGAAGGCGCAAATATTACATGCGAAACATGCCCGCACTATTTTACCCTTTCCGAAGACTCGCTGACAAACTATAATACCAATGCGAAAATGAATCCGCCTCTAAGGACAAAGGACGATATTGCCGCCATTAAAGAGGCGCTGTTAGACGGGACAATCGATGTTATAGCTTCGGATCACGCCCCGCATAGCGAAGACGAAAAAGATACGACGCTGATCGAAGCCCCGTTTGGAATTATAGGTCTTCAAACATCGCTTCCGTTAACATTAAAGTTATACAGGGAAAAAAGGCTGACGCTGACGGATATAGCAAGGCTTATGTCTTTAAATCCTGCAAGCATTTTGAACCTGGGCAGCAGGGGGGCTATAAAAAACGGATTTATCGGAGATATCACCGTTGTGGATATTAATAAAAAGTGGACATTCACAAAGGATAAAATTAAATCGCTAAGTAAAAATTCTCCTTTTATCGATATGGATTTTATCGGACTTCCGTTATATATCGTCGTTAACGCCAATTTAATTAAAGCAAATTAATATTTCAACTTATTTATAAATATGGACAATCTAAGCAAAGAAAAAGCCCTGCTCCTGCTTGACAACGGGAAATATTACGAGGGTTATTACGAGGGAAAAGCGATAGAATCGGGGGGCGAAATTGTTTTTAATACGGCTATGAACGGTTATCAAGAGTTAATTACCGACCCTTCTTATAACGGGCAGGTTGTTCTTATGACTTATCCCATGATCGGCAATTACGGGATAAACGATACGGATTTTGAATCCGAAAAGGTATGGTTATCTGGGCTTGTAACAAGAAACTATGTCCGGATGTTTTCCCATTTCGGCGCTTCAAAAAGTTTATCGGAATTTGTCAATGCTTACGGCTTTCCTGTAATTTCGGGGATTGATACAAGGCATTTAGCGATAGAATTAAGGGAGGAGGGTTCTATTA encodes:
- a CDS encoding aspartate carbamoyltransferase catalytic subunit, with amino-acid sequence MSFDKKDLISINDLTKSDIYYFIETAKEFKKISLKDIKKVPTLRGKTVVNLFYEPSTRTRSSFEIAQKRLSADSLNITISQSSVTKGESLKDTILNLESMKPDAFIVRHHESGASYFISKITKASTINAGDGMNEHPTQCLLDIMTIMEEKRNIGSLKVAIIGDIYHSRVARSDIYGLSKLGAEIYLYGPYSLLPRLKDFKDQRNVKIACSMEEAVKNADVIIMLRIQKERASYYFIPSIEEYRNFFKLTPGLLSLASKDVMVLHPGPVNRDVEIAGSIINENKTRILKQVENGVAVRMACLYILLGVKKK
- the pyrR gene encoding bifunctional pyr operon transcriptional regulator/uracil phosphoribosyltransferase PyrR, producing the protein MVSSDDSKKLDKSLLFDDSATNDILNYFIDSVLKSTPPQTRAAAGGFNNTVIIGIKEGGVPLAGLIRNGIKNRFEIDCEMGYVDMTLYRDDPFAVKKTIKSTELPFDIEDKDIILVDDVISSGRTVRAAIDEIFDFGRPKCIKLAVFIDKGGRELPICPDFVGKKIESGKDEIIHVDILSKEKHVDKIIKK
- a CDS encoding dihydroorotase; translated protein: MRKLIIKNGVVVDPVTKTEVKRDIYIENGAIKDFPQEKTIKGAETLDAKGLVVLPGLIDMHVHLREPGFEYKENIKSGMGAAVAGGFTSICCMPNTNPPNDSKSVNSFLLNRAKSVNLINLFTVGAISKDLKGLSLSNIGELKESGAVAISDDGNPVDDSSLMARALLYAKTFDLPVITHSEDIKLRGKGVMNEGVVSQSLGVAGIPSIVEEIAVARDAMLAKYYEARLHIAHVSTKGSVNIIRQAKKEGANITCETCPHYFTLSEDSLTNYNTNAKMNPPLRTKDDIAAIKEALLDGTIDVIASDHAPHSEDEKDTTLIEAPFGIIGLQTSLPLTLKLYREKRLTLTDIARLMSLNPASILNLGSRGAIKNGFIGDITVVDINKKWTFTKDKIKSLSKNSPFIDMDFIGLPLYIVVNANLIKAN
- a CDS encoding ribonuclease HI family protein, yielding MVINVYIDGASRNNPGNAGAGILIGDGTGVAIAELKEYLGITTNNEAEYKALIIALNYLSKMTVSGDIFKIAFFSDSQLLVKQMNGEYSVKSPNILPLYLEAKKILKNRRLDCSFTYISREFNKQADRLANLAIDEALALRSC
- a CDS encoding Nif3-like dinuclear metal center hexameric protein, which encodes MPLLIKDVIDKLESLIPLSLQEEWDNSGYQIKLTDEPLSGVVTSLDLTDKCANIALKKGFNLILIHHPFFFHPLHSVDLDSKDGKIFNLLVKNRICVYSMHTNFDSSRYSMNHYIANKLGIKESRPLIPHKRKLYKLSVFIPKGYVKPVRDILFAYANPKIGNYENCSFETKGRGSFKPLSGANPFIGSPETTSFTDESKLEVIIEERAVNKALDELKRVHPYEEAAFDLYPLYDFGGSFPDGMGAMGNLEPPTLLENLLNKIDRLFNPLFIHYCGKLNSTIKKIAVVSGSGFSFIDEAIKNNCGILISSELTHSKALKADKSGICLAELPHFDMEKYFTSLVRDILIKEFSIPVIENNNENNPFFKYKGGKI
- a CDS encoding elongation factor 4, translated to MEIKNIRNFSIIAHIDHGKSTLADRFLDFTGAITEREKVSQFLDNMELERERGITIKAQTVRLNYDYNGVNYALNLIDTPGHVDFSYEVSKSLAACEGALLVVDATQGVEAQTLANVYIASDMNLTIVPVINKIDLPSADPEKTKKEIEEVVGLDAGDAILASAKEGIGIKEILEAIINKIPAPKGDSSAPLKALIFDSWFDAYQGVVALVRIFDGKVVPGNNILLMNSGAYYEVQKVGVYNPYMKELNCLSAGEVGFIIANIKDAGRFKIGDTITLKENPAKNPLSGFKEPKPMVFAGIYPIDANDYPELKDSIEKLKLNDPSFSYEPENSLALGFGFRCGFLGLLHMEIIVERLEREYNLSLISTSPTVLYNIVTKTGEVKSALNPMKFPPSKEIPAQEVDYIEEPFIRANIYVPSEFLGKIINLCVEKRGHQVELKYITKNRVQLIYDLPLSEIVLDFYDQLKSLSKGYASFDYELSGYRQADMIKLEILVNKDPVDALSVIVHKDKAYARGRNIVEKLRTLIPRQLFEVILQAQIGSKIIAREEIKALRKNVLAKCYGGDITRKRKLLEKQKEGKKKMKNIGSVEIPQEAFLSILKV
- the lepB gene encoding signal peptidase I, whose protein sequence is MSKNTLWDYFKAIVIAIVIALFFRAFVVQAFKIPSGSMEPDLIPGDHILVNKFIYGVHIPFTKAVIPVSHPETGQVIVFKFPYAKKYNLHPGIDFIKRVVGTPGDKVQIINNNVYVNNRLYVCKYAKWASKKLLPAYDSPRDNFGPITVPKGELFVMGDNRDNSLDSRYWGFVPYKDIIGQAFMIYFSWNPKNHFDIYYKRFFKMVPDCPFKYGEGKMQNG